From Anopheles funestus chromosome 3RL, idAnoFuneDA-416_04, whole genome shotgun sequence, a single genomic window includes:
- the LOC125769330 gene encoding cyclin-dependent kinase 10: MASDYADYRDPNRPVQRKGMLMNFLTKEYMEIRPQDVYGKCRYVSSFQKLNRVGEGTYGIVFRARDTVSNEIVALKKVRIDQDIFKDGFPISGLREIQILKNCNHENIVRLKEVVVGNSLESIFLVMEFCEQDLASLLDNMETPFTESQVKCIILQLLKGLKYLHSKYIIHRDLKVSNLLLTDTGCLKIADFGLARYMSDSTKPMTPGLVTLWYRPPELLFGAKTQSTAVDMWATGCILGELLIHKPLMPGTSEISQIEHIINLLGTPTTAIWPDFDSLPMVQNFTLKEQPYNNLKSKFPFLSSNGYDLLNSLFMYNPQCRASAQQCLKSTYLVEPPLPCDSKLMPTFPHHRDMKKTPPSKTDDPRKRTSMLSSSKAPFDTSQPPTISDLLGSFIKKRRFD; encoded by the exons ATGGCTTCAG ACTATGCCGATTACCGGGACCCGAATCGACCCGTCCAGCGCAAAGGGATGCTAATGAATTTCCTCACCAAAGAGTACATGGAAATACGTCCCCAAGATGTG TATGGAAAATGTCGTTACGTATCGTCATTTCAAAAATTGAACCGGGTCGGTGAAGGAACGTACGGAATTGTTT TTCGTGCGCGCGATACTGTTTCCAACGAAATTGTAGCTCTTAAGAAGGTTCGGATCGATCAAGACATCTTCAAAGATGGATTCCCCATAAGCGGGTTGCGTGAGATTCAGATTCTCAAAAATTGTAACCACGAAAACATCGTCCGGTTAAAGGAGGTGGTAGTTGGCAACAGTCTGGAAAGTATTTTTCTCGTAATGGAGTTCTGTGAGCAGGATCTTGCATCGCTGCTCGATAACATGGAAACACCATTTACGGAATCGCAGGTCAAGTGTATCATATTACAGCTGCTGAAAGGTTTAAAGTACCTGCACTCGAAGTACATCATACACAGAGATCTCAAGGTTTCGAATCTGCTGCTCACAGACACGGGCTGCCTGAAGATAGCCGATTTCGGTTTGGCACGCTACATGAGTGACTCCACCAAACCAATGACACCAGGGCTTGTAACGCTCTGGTACCGACCACCAGAATTACTGTTCGGTGCCAAAACGCAAAGTACTGCCGTAGACATGTGGGCAACTGGTTGTATTCTTGGTGAGCTGTTGATTCACAAGCCGCTTATGCCGGGTACGAGTGAAATTTCACAGATCGAGCACATCATCAATCTGCTTGGCACACCAACGACGGCTATTTGGCCAGATTTCGATAGCTTACCCATGGTACAAAACTTTACGCTCAAAGAACAACCCTACAACAATCTGAAGAGCAAGTTCCCTTTCCTATCGTCGAATGGGTACGATCTGCTGAACAGTTTGTTCATGTACAACCCGCAGTGTCGCGCTTCGGCACAACAATGCCTTAAAAGCACATACCTAGTGGAACCGCCGCTCC CATGCGATTCGAAATTGATGCCAACGTTTCCCCATCATCGGGATATGAAGAAAACACCTCCAAGCAAAACGGATGATCCACGCAAACGCACCAGTATGCTTTCCAGCAGCAAGGCACCGTTCGATACAAGCCAGCCTCCAACGATTTCGGATTTACTCGGTTCATTTATCAAGAAACGACGCTTTGATTAG
- the LOC125769336 gene encoding uncharacterized protein LOC125769336 → MAFLKQLLLVTAMLVLVAAQDLAESNTKSLVDEGRRRKRFSKFFFKALGPILSTLTTVVLVKAKIVLVALFFAGIYFFGHKIFPGGFFGSSFISETPPPFLESSPYTGYHAAGHEIISSYPGPEPFSSFEPPSSSYGSPSPTYGPPSNAYLPPTGDSSSYSSYSKYSGTRRKRDVEGRQTTAGNNPNEDDLEENEMYWTDTLTDMTFRFLGVNRRVCRKRFVCEFDFQARRNPILLFVTRAIGRDVFHNYRDAGDEKALSYKDCGRIYEDCKVPKRKKFVRRPVRPMMGQQQFPATNSNGYDDMQENEIDSTGSQLETTTNQPSISASRSKLILLPKNSNNRFRRN, encoded by the exons ATGGCTTTCCTGAAGCAATTGCTACTAGTGACAGCAATGTTAGTGCTGGTTGCTGCTCAAGATCTCGCAGAGTCAAACACCAAATCGCTGGTCGATGAAGGGCGGCGAAGAAAGCGGTTCTCTAAATTCTTCTTTAAAGCTC TCGGTCCTATTCTGTCTACACTCACCAcggtggtgctggtgaagGCGAAAATTGTACTGgtggcccttttttttgctggaatcTATTTCTTTGGGCACAAAATATTTCCGGGTGGATTTTTCGGTTCATCGTTCATTAGTGAAACACCGCCACCGTTCCTCGAGTCGAGCCCCTACACCGGTTATCATGCGGCAGGACATGAGATCATCTCCAGCTACCCCGGACCGGAACCATTCTCCAGCTTTGAACCACCGTCCAGCAGTTACGGTTCTCCTTCGCCTACTTACGGACCACCTTCGAACGCTTATCTACCACCAACAGGAGATTCTTCGTCATACTCATCGTACTCGAAGTATTCTGGCACTCGGCGCAAGCGTGATGTGGAAGGTCGACAAACAACAGCCGGAAATAATCCTAATGAGGATGATCTAGAAGAGAATGA AATGTACTGGACCGATACGCTAACCGATATGACGTTCCGCTTCCTGGGAGTTAATCGACGTGTCTGTCGAAAGCGATTTGTGTGCGAGTTTGACTTCCAGGCAAGAAGGAACCCGATTCTTCTTTTCGTCACACGTGCCATTGG CCGGGATGTATTCCACAACTACCGTGATGCTGGTGATGAAAAAGCATTAAGCTACAAAGATTGTGGCCGCATCTACGAGGATTGTAAAGTtccgaaaaggaaaaagttcGTCCGTCGACCTGTTCGTCCTATGATGGGCCAGCAGCAATTCCCTGCGACAAATTCGAACGGGTACGATGATATgcaggaaaatgaaattgattcaaCCGGATCCCAGCTGGAAACCACAACGAACCAGCCTTCCATTAGTGCTAGCCGAAGCAAATTGATACTGCTTCCTAAGAACAGTAATAATCGCTTCCGAAGAAATTAA
- the LOC125769348 gene encoding uncharacterized protein LOC125769348, with protein MAFHERKESLMCFGANVRISHRFEQHQSSMGCFTGNKMMVRIILLASLLFCLCCTTYARTHHHHHRLKPLKYSYGIYAPTGWTVALYIWYIVKLGFILGALLLLLFSKKWNTQRQSVIFESGPEYFHHRSLDALEFNLFRQRGRRDVNLYWNDRLDAMGTMLRR; from the exons ATGGCTTTTCACGAGAGGAAAGAAAGTTTGATGTGTTTTGGGGCAAATGTAAGGATCTCGCATCGTTTTGAACAGCATCAGTCATCGATGGGCTGTTTCACCGGTAACAAGATGATGGTACGGATTATACTATTGGCCAGTTTGCTATTTTGCCTTTGTTGTACTACATACGCACGtacccatcatcaccatcaccgttTGAAACCGCTCAAGTATAGCTATGGCATAT ATGCTCCCACTGGATGGACGGTGGCACTATACATTTGGTACATCGTAAAGCTTGGCTTTATTTTAGGTGCTCTTCTATTGTTACTTTTCTccaaaaaatggaacactCAAAGGCAATCTGTTATTTTTGAAAGTGGACCGGAATATTT CCATCATCGTTCGTTGGACGCTTTGGAATTTAATCTATTCCGACAGAGAGGCAGAAGAGACGTAAACCTTTACTGGAACGATCGGCTAGATGCGATGGGTACAATGTTAAGACGCTGA
- the LOC125769323 gene encoding conserved oligomeric Golgi complex subunit 5 has product MTDELCDKIENDEFYKNFLGEKPSPELQLTVAISDQIAKLSEGIEQLSSSLQKQVREQYGALLSQAKHAGTLNASIESISSHIETLRFGAERLRRQITVPYDVLETQTKVLGRLHEASHVLRQCARFLQVHKELNNTTDLAEQASIVNELEGLMEDVDLTKIDFLREEISTVKKAKQRLLKVANRDLFEGILKSKPDQVGVCVRIFHNLKILPKCLNNVLETFSNYLKDAVKESFAGTDVAKLRKTGASSPAKERHESRQLKAPGKAPALTNSSNFRTKLWQALEWLFLDEMYGHCTQVLFLQKCLLELPLGDEYMLAKEFDRKFWNNLEKQLVSSFKAAQSHVTQTLQQGLPKLLSLARGLETKIDQHFTFSEKVFGSLEAGYLEKCANNFKVALADIDFPNQEVIDSLVRVASTELNAAIVDPRLIGLVTGVLCVSNKDLWNKIERNVKLGSETQQVLDNPNVSQSQNITLANVIHYHHEAINRLVSHLGTKFSALDASKRLTSSLVEGKTITMAILQPLIASINSAVNVILLSMHREPGLNSSNISTTGPSLYMKELQDFIVRSWNTHILPFNDRAVIEEAGRNLAIRCIELFVQNLATIRPISFAGRQRLKADCHHLEGALKPIVADLSSLGKSFRLLRAIASLFTATPQELVEQTVEEGGVVPPYIVLFMLFGHAGNDMASPHVTAGWGNEKLLQWLESHSAERERLELITGALQKYRSVIRQKNITQYDPVYPIVTSYLENVAKHLN; this is encoded by the exons ATGACCGACGAATTGTGCGACAAGATCGAAAATGATG AGTTTTACAAAAACTTCCTCGGCGAAAAACCCAGTCCCGAGCTGCAGCTTACCGTGGCTATCAGCGATCAAATCGCCAAACTATCGGAAGGTATCGAGCAACTGTCCAGTTCACTTCAAAAGCAAGTTCGAGAACAATACGGTGCACTTTTATCGCAAGCCAAACACGCCGGAACACTAAACGCATCGATTGAATCCATCTCGAGTCACATCGAAACGCTTCGCTTCGGTGCCGAACGGTTACGCCGGCAGATAACCGTTCCGTACGATGTGCTTGAAACACAAACCAAGGTACTGGGACGATTGCATGAGGCATCACACGTCCTGCGCCAGTGTGCCCGGTTCCTGCAGGTACACAAGGAGCTAAACAACACGACAGACCTCGCGGAGCAGGCTAGTATCGTGAACGAGCTGGAAGGATTGATGGAAGATGTGGATCTCACCAAGATAGATTTTCTCCGTGAAGAGATAAGCACCGTCAAGAAAGCGAAACAGCGGCTTCTAAAGGTCGCGAACCGGGATCTTTTCGAGGGCATACTGAAAAGCAAACCCGATCAGGTCGGTGTATGTGTACGCATTTTTCacaatctaaaaattttaccCAAATGCCTTAACAACGTGCTGGAAACGTTCAGTAACTATCTAAAGGATGCGGTAAAAGAATCCTTCGCCGGGACAGATGTTGCCAAGCTCCGTAAAACGGGTGCTTCGTCTCCGGCAAAGGAACGGCACGAATCACGCCAACTGAAAGCACCCGGAAAAGCACCGGCGCTTACCAACTCCTCCAACTTCCGCACAAAACTTTGGCAAGCGCTGGAATGGTTGTTCCTTGATGAAATGTACGGTCACTGTACACAGGTGCtgtttttgcaaaagtgtCTTCTCGAATTACCACTGGGCGATGAATACATGCTAGCGAAAGAGTTTGATCGCAAATTTTGGAACAATCTAGAAAAACAGCTGGTGAGTTCGTTCAAAGCGGCCCAATCCCACGTGACACAGACGCTTCAGCAGGGCCTTCCGAAACTGCTATCGCTTGCCCGTGGTttggaaaccaaaatcgatcAACATTTTACATTCAGCGAGAAAGTGTTCGGTTCGCTTGAGGCTGGCTATCTGGAAAAGTGTGCCAACAACTTTAAGGTCGCGCTGGCAGATATCGATTTTCCGAACCAAGAAGTAATCGATTCACTGGTCCGTGTTGCATCAACCGAGCTAAATGCGGCCATTGTTGATCCACGCCTAATCGGACTTGTGACgggtgtgctgtgtgtgtcgAACAAGGATCTGTGGAATAAAATCGAACGCAATGTAAAGCTTGGGTCCGAAACACAGCAAGTCCTtg ACAACCCGAATGTATCGCAATCACAAAACATTACACTCGCTAATGTGATCCACTATCACCATGAAGCTATCAACCGGTTGGTGTCACATTTAGGAACCAAGTTTTCTGCACTGGACGCATCGAAACGATTGACGTCAAGTCTCGTTGAAGGCAAGACTATCACGATGGCTATCTTACAACCACTGATCG CTTCCATCAATTCGGCGGTCAACGTAATCCTTCTCTCCATGCACCGTGAACCTGGCTTGAATTCGAGCAACATTTCCACCACTGGTCCGTCGCTGTACATGAAAGAATTGCAAGATTTTATCGTTCGCTCCTGGAACACACACATTCTACCGTTCAACGATCGTGCAGTGATCGAGGAAGCTGGTCGCAACCTAGCCATCCGGTGTATTGAACTGTTCGTACAAAATTTGGCAACAATTCGACCGATTTCATTCGCAGGTCGGCAACGGCTCAAAGCCGACTGTCACCATCTCGAAGGTGCACTAAAACCGATCGTTGCGGATCTTTCCTCGTTGGGGAAAAGTTTCCGTTTGCTTCGTGCGATCGCGTCACTGTTTACCGCCACACCGCAGGAGCTGGTTGAGCAGACCGTCGAGGAGGGTGGAGTTGTACCGCCGTACATCGTACTGTTTATGCTGTTTGGACACGCTGGTAACGATATGGCAAGTCCGCACGTAACAGCCGGCTGGGGCAATGAGAAGCTGCTGCAATGGTTAGAAAGTCATTCCGCGGAAAGGGAACGCTTGGAGCTGATAACGGGTGCGCTCCAGAAGTACCGATCAGTAATTCGTCAAAAGAACATTACGCAATACGATCCTGTTTATCCGATCGTAACGAGCTACTTGGAGAATGTGGCCAAACACTTGAATTAG
- the LOC125769347 gene encoding 39S ribosomal protein L42, mitochondrial produces the protein MAFLGRIFRRGNHFVTLKQYENVQVARGNPQDLVQKVAVAEGGNCFVAWHPKPEFPYEFSKPIDVAVPEANVNLVRDDIINSSRGALKAKHPEFVRQELSKLTFTTKHRWFPRARDKRAKKTPMDRTYL, from the coding sequence ATGGCGTTCCTGGGCCGCATTTTTCGCCGGGGAAATCATTTTGTTACCCTTAAACAGTACGAAAACGTGCAAGTGGCCCGCGGAAATCCTCAAGATCTTGTACAGAAGGTAGCGGTAGCCGAAGGAGGCAATTGTTTTGTAGCCTGGCATCCGAAGCCGGAGTTTCCGTACGAGTTCAGCAAACCGATTGATGTAGCTGTGCCGGAAGCGAATGTGAACTTGGTGCGAGATGACATAATCAACAGCAGCCGAGGAGCGTTGAAAGCTAAGCATCCCGAATTTGTGCGCCAGGAATTGAGCAAACTTACGTTCACAACGAAACACCGGTGGTTCCCGAGAGCACGTGATAAGCGAGCCAAAAAGACACCCATGGATCGTACTTACCTATAG
- the LOC125769351 gene encoding uncharacterized protein LOC125769351 → MKLSLLMLATLLGSCVVSVRGGEDESDTALTARQSNYYDNMWYRFWTFPVTMAIKAKVVAWLLFITYFSTIMQAIVYQRSEPQLPEIYSVPAHTDWGHSSYTSWG, encoded by the exons ATGAAACTATCACTTTTGATGCTGGCCACTTTGCTAGGTTCGTGTGTTGTATCGGTACGCGGTGGTGAGGACGAAAGTGATACGGCACTTACAGCACGGCAGTCTAACTACTACGATAATATGT GGTACCGTTTTTGGACGTTTCCGGTTACGATGGCCATAAAGGCAAAGGTGGTTGCGTGGCTTTTATTCATTACATACTTCAGCACCATCATGCAAGCGATCGTTTATCAGCGATCGGAACCACAGCTGCCCGAGATCTATTCCGTCCCGGCACACACCGATTGGGG gcATTCATCTTACACAAGCTGGGGTTAA
- the LOC125769340 gene encoding uncharacterized protein LOC125769340 translates to MATERFIVLLAFGLVVIAEVQSSPLLENHSSAGTDVETGRQRGPFHFGVYPFGWGWGIAAFVIAIVKGAFWLGIIMIWAFFKGFPAKHGCAPIILRESAPYYHDHHHDHHEEIIWDKPPHRRSIRQATQPGEESDLLLTDMITDLAFSFLGVHTTDCRKRFVCEVDVRAKSDYLLKLGTRMLGVDIFRKYRSADDVSAESIEQCAALYGKCKAQGSSITMNVFDGQMQGSIDDYDEAVADQEQK, encoded by the exons ATGGCTACAGAACGGTTCATAGTACTGTTGGCATTTGGATTGGTGGTAATAGCAGAAGTACAAAGTTCTCCGTTGTTAGAAAACCATTCCAGTGCCGGTACAGACGTTGAAACGGGAAGACAGCGAGGTCCGTTCCATTTTGGAG TTTATCCATTCGGATGGGGCTGGGGTATTGCTGCATTTGTGATAGCGATCGTGAAAGGTGCATTTTGGCTCGGTATCATCATGATTTGGGCGTTCTTCAAAGGTTTCCCAGCTAAACATGGATGTGCACCGATTATACTGCGTGAGTCCGCACCGTACTATCACGACCATCATCACGATCATCACGAGGAAATCATTTGGGACAAACCACCGCACAGACGTTCGATCCGGCAAGCGACCCAGCCGGGGGAAGAATCAGACCTTCTTCTAACCGACATGATAACGGATCTGGCATTCAGTTTTCTCGGAGTCCATACGACGGATTGTCGTAAGCGGTTCGTGTGTGAGGTGGACGTAAGAGCAAAGAGTGATTATCTGCTAAAGCTTGGTACGCGTATGCTTGGCGTGGATATCTTCCGGAAGTATCGATCAGCGGATGATGTTTCGGCCGAAAGTATCGAACAGTGTGCTGCGCTGTACGGGAAGTGTAAAGCACAAGGGAGTTCAATTACGATGAACGTTTTCGACGGTCAAATGCAAGGGTCGATCGATGATTACGATGAGGCTGTGGCCGATCAGGAACAAAAGTGA
- the LOC125769343 gene encoding uncharacterized protein LOC125769343, whose amino-acid sequence MELFVSAVVCLLILLVTLVAGESTTVRSNLSSNALMEARYDHYEDIFRYWWPWFSDLATVVAIKLKIWIVLVAMHVFGDGYYWSKWTGSSVFDKGQFVQQSPGFGWGRRRKRRSVRMGEEGKDANMAELIFDKLDINDDTCRRRVVCELYLEGKRVPEVWRVLNESGYEVFRAYRPKSTVLSSSECSKLYKCELHKAQDGLVQLKQRNSPSANNEDDWRWPR is encoded by the exons ATGGAGCTGTTTGTTTCAGCTGTTGTCTGTCTGCTTATACTATTGGTGACTTTGGTGGCTGGAGAGTCAACTACTGTGCGTTCTAATCTATCCAGTAATGCCCTCATGGAGGCCCGGTACGATCATTACGAAGACATTTTTCGATACT GGTGGCCATGGTTCAGCGATCTAGCAACGGTTGTCGCCATAAAGCTAAAGATATGGATTGTTTTAGTCGCGATGCACGTCTTCGGTGATGGTTACTATTGGTCCAAATGGACCGGTTCGAGTGTTTTCGACAAAGGACAATTTGTGCAACAATCTCCTGGGTTTGGTTGGGGTCGTCGTCGGAAGCGTAGATCCGTACGGATGGGTGAAGAAGGAAAGGACGCGAATATGGCAGAACTGATATTTGACAAACTGGACATCAATGATGATACATGTCGAAGGCGTGTCGTGTGCGAACTTTATCTCGAAGGCAAACGTGTACCAGAAGTTTGGAGAGTTTTGAACGAATCGGGCTATGAAGTGTTTCGTGCGTATCGTCCAAAAAGTACTGTGTTAAGTTCATCAGAATGTAGCAAACTATACAAATGTGAACTGCACAAGGCACAAGATGGTTTAGTACAGCTGAAACAAAGAAACTCCCCAAGTGCAAACAACGAAGATGACTGGAGATGGCCACGTTAG